Proteins from one Desulfonema limicola genomic window:
- a CDS encoding AAA family ATPase, whose product MKFPYGICDFRKITMKNYFYCDRTDRIPLLEKGEYLLFLRPRRFGKSLLLSMLANYYDVAKKHEFETMFGNLKIGKNPTELRNSFFILKWDFSCVDPSGSVEDIRKALHDHINSCIKAFCRYYRNQLPGKVNLDWDNAINSINELISIIQTTDYNIYLLIDEYDNFANQIMMGIRRERNELYDALVHEEGPLRTLFKAVKASASESIFDRIFITGVSPVVMSDITSGYNIAENIYLRYQFNDICGFTDNEIEQALKSIAGECDLSEEKITEALELMKTYYNGYKFSSKADKYVYNPTLSTYFLKYLYEDCEYPDEMLDSNLATDDAKLEYIAQVPAGRQMLLELLREDRSVDIPKLTSRFGIREMLTDQGKDNVFMKAFLYYFGVLTVSERTEQGKINLKIPNLAIKGLYADKICQMLLPEPAIRDQGKAAAELLYQQGNIQPLCDFVEQHYFKVFSNRDYKWANELTVKTAFLTLLYNDILYIMDTETELDRRYADLTMIIRPDMRRFTILDILIEFKFVKLKDADMSGEQAGKLTQEELQNMPLMKTQMEDAKVQVKDYGDVLDKRHGNLRLRKYAVVSLGFERLWWEEVIRRKS is encoded by the coding sequence ATGAAATTTCCATACGGCATATGTGATTTCAGAAAAATCACCATGAAAAATTATTTTTACTGCGACCGGACTGACAGGATTCCCCTGCTGGAAAAAGGGGAATATTTATTATTCCTCAGACCCCGCAGATTCGGCAAAAGCCTTTTGCTTTCCATGCTGGCAAATTATTATGATGTTGCAAAAAAGCATGAATTTGAAACCATGTTTGGGAATTTAAAGATTGGGAAAAATCCCACAGAACTGCGGAACAGTTTTTTTATCCTTAAATGGGATTTCTCATGCGTTGATCCTTCCGGCAGTGTTGAGGATATAAGAAAAGCTCTGCACGACCATATCAATTCCTGCATAAAAGCCTTTTGCCGGTATTATAGAAATCAACTTCCTGGAAAAGTAAACCTGGACTGGGATAATGCTATTAATTCCATTAATGAATTAATTTCCATTATTCAAACAACAGATTACAATATTTATCTGTTAATAGACGAATACGACAATTTTGCAAACCAGATCATGATGGGCATACGCAGGGAAAGAAATGAACTGTATGATGCCCTGGTTCATGAAGAAGGGCCGCTTAGAACTCTTTTCAAAGCTGTAAAAGCTTCAGCTTCGGAATCCATATTTGACAGAATTTTCATTACCGGTGTTTCCCCTGTGGTCATGAGTGATATTACCAGCGGGTATAATATTGCGGAAAATATTTATCTCAGGTATCAGTTTAATGACATCTGCGGTTTTACAGATAATGAAATTGAACAGGCTCTTAAATCAATTGCAGGAGAATGTGATCTTTCAGAAGAAAAGATTACAGAAGCCCTGGAACTGATGAAAACCTATTATAATGGATATAAATTTTCATCTAAAGCAGATAAATATGTGTATAATCCTACATTATCCACATATTTTCTTAAATATCTTTATGAAGACTGTGAATATCCTGATGAAATGCTTGACTCCAACCTTGCAACAGATGATGCAAAGCTTGAATATATTGCACAGGTTCCGGCAGGAAGGCAGATGCTTCTTGAACTTCTCAGGGAAGACCGCAGTGTTGACATACCAAAACTTACAAGCCGCTTCGGTATCCGTGAAATGCTGACAGATCAGGGTAAAGACAATGTATTTATGAAAGCTTTTTTATATTATTTCGGAGTGCTGACTGTTTCGGAACGTACAGAACAGGGTAAAATCAATCTAAAAATTCCCAATCTTGCAATCAAGGGACTGTATGCTGACAAGATATGTCAAATGCTTCTTCCTGAACCTGCAATAAGGGATCAAGGAAAAGCTGCTGCTGAACTTTTGTATCAGCAGGGAAACATTCAGCCCTTATGCGATTTTGTGGAGCAGCATTATTTCAAGGTTTTCAGTAACAGGGATTATAAATGGGCAAATGAACTGACTGTAAAAACTGCTTTTTTAACACTGCTTTACAATGATATTTTGTATATTATGGATACGGAAACCGAGCTTGACAGAAGATATGCAGACCTGACCATGATAATCCGGCCTGATATGCGGAGGTTTACCATTTTAGATATTCTTATTGAATTCAAGTTTGTAAAGCTTAAAGATGCAGATATGAGCGGGGAGCAGGCCGGGAAATTGACACAGGAAGAGCTGCAAAACATGCCTCTTATGAAGACCCAGATGGAAGATGCAAAGGTTCAGGTTAAAGATTACGGGGATGTGCTTGATAAACGGCATGGGAATCTGCGGCTGAGGAAATATGCTGTTGTATCGCTTGGTTTTGAAAGGCTTTGGTGGGAGGAAGTAATCAGGAGGAAATCATGA
- a CDS encoding AAA family ATPase: MKFPYGICDFRKITMKNYFYCDRTDRIPLIEKGEYLLFLRPRRFGKSLLLSMLANYYDVAKKHEFEAMFGKLNIWKNPTKLQNSFFILRWDFSCVDTSGSVDDIKKGLYNHINACIEGFILKYESWKIPRVRINHEDAVQSIQSLISSIRMTDYPIYLLIDEYDNFANQIMMGIRRERHELYDALVHEEGPLRTLFKAVKASASESLFDRIFITGVSPVVMSDITSGYNIAENIYLRYQFNDICGFTDNEIEQALKSIAGECDLSKDKVAEALELMKTYYNGYKFSLDSDTFVYNPTLSTYFLKYLYEDCKYPRQMLDGNLATDEAKLEYISQAVSGRQMLLDLLREDRKTIVSELTDRFGIKQMLTDKSKDHKFMAAFLYYFGVLTMKEETSEGKISLKIPNLVIRGLYAEQICEMLLPDTVERDKGKFAAEKLYQKGEMQPLCDFVEQHYFKVFSNRDYKWANELTVKTAFLTLLYNDILYIMDTETELDRRYADLTMIIRPDMRRFTILDILIEFKFVKLKDAGMSGEQARNLAKEELQNLPIMQAQMEDARIQVKDYGDVLDKRHKKLRLRKYAVVSLGFERLWWEEVL; the protein is encoded by the coding sequence ATGAAATTTCCATACGGCATATGTGATTTCAGAAAAATCACCATGAAAAATTATTTTTACTGTGACCGGACAGACAGGATTCCTTTAATTGAAAAAGGGGAATATCTGTTATTCCTGCGCCCCCGGCGCTTTGGCAAAAGTCTTTTGCTTTCCATGCTGGCAAATTATTATGATGTTGCAAAAAAGCATGAATTTGAGGCCATGTTCGGGAAATTGAATATCTGGAAAAATCCAACAAAACTGCAAAACAGCTTTTTCATTCTTCGATGGGATTTTTCATGTGTTGATACTTCGGGCAGTGTTGATGATATAAAAAAAGGACTTTATAATCATATAAATGCCTGTATTGAAGGCTTTATCTTAAAATATGAATCATGGAAAATACCACGAGTCCGGATCAATCATGAAGATGCTGTTCAATCAATTCAATCTCTGATTTCATCAATCCGAATGACTGATTATCCCATTTACCTTCTCATAGATGAATACGATAATTTTGCAAACCAGATCATGATGGGCATACGCCGGGAAAGACATGAACTGTATGATGCCCTGGTTCATGAAGAAGGCCCCCTGAGAACTCTTTTCAAAGCTGTAAAAGCTTCAGCTTCGGAATCCCTGTTTGACAGGATATTTATTACTGGTGTTTCCCCTGTGGTTATGAGCGATATTACCAGCGGATACAATATTGCAGAAAATATCTATCTCAGGTATCAGTTTAATGACATCTGCGGTTTTACAGATAATGAAATTGAACAGGCTCTTAAATCAATTGCAGGTGAATGTGATCTTTCAAAAGATAAAGTTGCAGAAGCACTGGAACTTATGAAAACTTATTATAATGGATACAAATTTTCATTAGACAGTGATACATTTGTATATAATCCTACATTATCCACATATTTTCTTAAATACCTTTATGAAGACTGCAAATATCCTCGCCAGATGCTGGATGGCAATCTTGCAACTGATGAAGCAAAACTTGAATATATTTCACAGGCAGTTTCAGGCAGGCAAATGCTTTTAGATCTGCTGCGTGAGGACAGGAAAACTATTGTATCTGAATTAACAGACCGTTTTGGTATAAAGCAGATGCTTACGGACAAAAGCAAAGATCATAAATTCATGGCTGCTTTTTTATATTACTTTGGTGTCCTGACCATGAAAGAAGAAACATCAGAAGGAAAAATTTCTTTGAAAATTCCAAATCTTGTGATCCGGGGGCTTTATGCTGAACAGATATGTGAAATGCTGCTGCCTGATACTGTGGAAAGAGATAAAGGAAAATTTGCTGCTGAGAAATTATATCAAAAAGGTGAAATGCAGCCTTTATGCGATTTTGTTGAGCAGCATTATTTCAAGGTTTTCAGTAACAGGGATTATAAATGGGCAAATGAACTGACTGTAAAAACTGCTTTTTTAACACTGCTTTACAATGATATTTTGTATATTATGGATACGGAAACCGAGCTTGACAGAAGATATGCAGACCTGACCATGATAATCCGGCCTGACATGCGGCGGTTTACCATTTTAGATATTCTTATTGAATTCAAGTTTGTAAAGCTTAAAGATGCAGGAATGAGCGGGGAACAGGCTCGAAACCTGGCAAAAGAAGAACTGCAAAATTTACCCATTATGCAGGCTCAGATGGAGGATGCAAGAATCCAGGTTAAGGATTACGGGGATGTGCTTGATAAACGGCATAAGAAATTACGGTTAAGAAAATATGCCGTGGTTTCCCTGGGATTTGAAAGACTTTGGTGGGAGGAAGTTTTGTAG
- a CDS encoding phosphatidylserine decarboxylase — translation MVVSASAQRIDELAAKMKADSDSAALLIESLKQAREIAQAQLDPALYNALSWPVDLTGYEKYLTEFSKWIPRQSGDEVWKKPGTDEHQEVYDRLCHFYWLINQKVGPNRDTVVQSIPYFDEFLLFFARDWGSFLNTTDSFSQEIMESFIKYSPEYAVKDSMIDGRPNAPSGWLTFNQFFGRELNPGLRPIANPADNRIVTSPADCTFRKRYDIGPDSTIPEITVKKTHKFASIEDLLEGSQYKSAFANGTFAHYFLGPYSYHRFHTPVAGVVRECFSVTGLVYLDVNITGGQFDAPDSSQGGYEFAQARGIIIIDTTDSPFGDIGLVAVVPVGMCQVSSVNMTATVGKSLLKGDEFGYFLFGGSDIIVLFQEGVKPQIDTGSQYRNYGTQIASCCKSSEGKVSFDLEIGTLSSNKSLFIHAGSYTTRYQQRGSITIKEKNSPGTEQTFNFKPTSSVVGYTEMLNQTFSVKDNTFYEVTVTIENDRETGGRAWYPSTIMPPAQLSAGNYHEKVVTSEDMKDPDDVNDTVVRLVWFTRP, via the coding sequence ATGGTTGTATCAGCTTCAGCACAGCGGATTGATGAACTGGCCGCAAAGATGAAAGCGGATTCCGACTCTGCCGCTCTGCTTATCGAATCACTGAAGCAGGCAAGGGAGATCGCACAGGCACAGCTTGACCCCGCCCTCTATAATGCACTCTCATGGCCCGTTGACTTAACCGGATATGAAAAGTATCTGACCGAGTTTTCAAAATGGATTCCGAGGCAAAGCGGTGATGAAGTATGGAAAAAACCAGGCACTGACGAACACCAGGAAGTTTATGACCGTCTCTGCCATTTTTACTGGCTCATCAACCAGAAGGTCGGACCGAACAGGGATACGGTCGTGCAGAGCATTCCGTACTTTGATGAATTTCTCCTTTTCTTCGCAAGGGACTGGGGCAGTTTTCTCAATACGACAGATTCCTTCAGTCAGGAGATCATGGAGTCGTTCATCAAATATTCACCGGAGTATGCGGTTAAGGATTCGATGATTGACGGCAGACCCAACGCGCCGAGCGGATGGCTGACCTTCAACCAGTTCTTCGGGCGGGAACTGAATCCGGGGCTGCGTCCCATAGCAAACCCCGCCGATAACCGGATTGTCACATCTCCGGCAGACTGCACTTTCAGAAAGAGATACGACATCGGGCCGGATTCGACCATCCCGGAGATTACGGTCAAAAAAACCCACAAATTCGCGAGTATCGAAGACCTGCTCGAAGGGAGCCAATATAAGAGCGCGTTTGCAAACGGCACATTTGCCCATTACTTCCTGGGGCCGTACTCCTACCACCGGTTTCATACGCCGGTCGCGGGTGTTGTGCGGGAGTGCTTTTCGGTAACGGGGCTTGTCTATCTGGATGTCAATATCACCGGCGGACAGTTCGATGCCCCTGACAGTTCGCAGGGCGGCTACGAATTTGCCCAGGCACGCGGAATTATCATTATTGATACAACGGATTCCCCTTTTGGTGATATTGGTCTTGTGGCGGTTGTTCCGGTGGGGATGTGCCAGGTCTCATCTGTCAATATGACGGCAACGGTCGGCAAAAGTCTGCTCAAAGGCGATGAGTTCGGCTATTTTCTCTTCGGGGGATCCGACATCATCGTCCTGTTCCAGGAGGGTGTAAAACCGCAGATTGACACCGGCTCGCAGTACCGTAATTATGGCACACAGATCGCATCCTGCTGCAAGAGCAGTGAGGGCAAGGTGTCATTCGATCTGGAAATCGGGACACTGAGCAGCAACAAATCGCTGTTTATCCATGCGGGGAGCTATACCACACGGTATCAGCAAAGAGGGAGTATAACGATAAAAGAGAAGAACAGTCCGGGAACAGAGCAGACGTTCAACTTCAAACCGACATCGTCAGTCGTGGGTTATACAGAAATGCTTAACCAGACTTTTTCTGTCAAAGACAACACCTTTTATGAAGTAACCGTGACAATCGAAAACGACCGGGAAACCGGCGGCAGAGCATGGTATCCCAGCACAATCATGCCTCCGGCTCAACTGTCTGCCGGGAATTATCATGAAAAAGTGGTAACATCGGAAGATATGAAAGACCCTGACGATGTGAACGACACGGTTGTCAGGCTGGTGTGGTTTACCAGACCGTAA
- a CDS encoding HEPN domain-containing protein produces MKIEFLAKANENLAAAQICFDNGLYNACANRAYYAALQAAIAALAHNGIKRDKIDHGQVQADFSGELIKRRKVYPARLKSYLSDMQFIRDKADYTDKNISIKISERMLTKLKELVGLTLQRHLASRYEALPRNAFCEALPHGEAEPPGMRSQAEPGNECLVIFLYLN; encoded by the coding sequence ATGAAAATTGAATTTTTAGCCAAAGCAAATGAAAATCTTGCTGCAGCTCAGATTTGTTTTGATAACGGTCTTTACAATGCTTGTGCAAACCGTGCATATTATGCAGCGTTGCAGGCTGCAATAGCCGCTCTTGCCCATAATGGAATAAAGCGGGATAAGATTGATCACGGGCAGGTTCAGGCTGATTTCAGCGGCGAACTGATAAAAAGAAGGAAAGTTTATCCTGCCCGCTTAAAATCTTATCTGTCTGATATGCAGTTTATCAGAGACAAAGCTGATTATACAGATAAAAACATCAGCATTAAAATATCTGAAAGAATGCTTACGAAACTGAAAGAATTGGTCGGACTAACCCTACAACGACACTTGGCATCTCGTTACGAGGCTCTGCCTCGTAATGCATTCTGTGAGGCTCTGCCTCACGGGGAGGCAGAGCCTCCGGGTATGCGTTCCCAGGCAGAGCCTGGGAACGAGTGTTTAGTAATTTTTTTGTATTTAAATTAG
- a CDS encoding type II toxin-antitoxin system VapC family toxin — translation MYLLDTNHCSRIIQGYPSVIGKLGELGNTPVFTCVIVCGELIFMAEKSLHKAENLDLVRRFIRDIRVCAIDNEAADIYGRLKSSLLDHFGPREKTKRRKTETSKLGFGENDLWIAATAKRFDLTVVSADRDFERIREAEYIRVENWLQLQEK, via the coding sequence ATGTACCTGCTGGACACCAATCATTGCAGCCGTATTATTCAGGGATATCCGTCTGTGATCGGGAAACTTGGGGAACTGGGCAATACACCTGTTTTCACCTGTGTGATTGTCTGCGGCGAACTGATTTTCATGGCGGAGAAATCCCTGCACAAAGCAGAAAATCTTGATCTTGTCCGGCGTTTTATCAGAGACATCCGGGTCTGTGCGATAGACAATGAGGCTGCCGATATTTACGGAAGACTGAAATCCTCTCTGCTGGATCATTTCGGACCCAGGGAAAAAACAAAACGCAGAAAAACAGAAACATCAAAACTCGGATTCGGCGAGAATGACCTTTGGATAGCTGCAACAGCAAAGCGGTTTGATCTGACGGTTGTTTCTGCCGACAGAGATTTTGAGCGTATCCGGGAAGCCGAGTATATTCGTGTGGAAAACTGGCTTCAGCTTCAGGAAAAATAA
- a CDS encoding HEPN domain-containing protein, with product MKTEFLAKAGENLTAAQVCFDNGLYNACANRAYYAALHAAIAALAFHGIKRDKIDHGQVQADFSGELIKRRKIYPAKFKSYLPDLQFVRNQADYSSENVSRKRAGRRLFMLKEFTGFIEKEILK from the coding sequence ATGAAAACTGAATTTCTGGCAAAAGCAGGAGAAAATCTTACAGCCGCTCAGGTGTGTTTTGACAACGGACTTTACAATGCCTGTGCCAACCGTGCATATTATGCGGCACTGCACGCTGCAATAGCCGCTCTTGCCTTTCATGGAATAAAGCGGGATAAGATTGATCACGGGCAGGTTCAGGCTGATTTCAGCGGGGAACTGATAAAAAGACGGAAAATTTATCCGGCAAAATTCAAATCATATCTGCCTGATTTGCAGTTTGTCAGGAATCAGGCAGATTACAGCAGTGAAAATGTCAGCAGAAAGAGAGCTGGCAGACGACTTTTCATGTTAAAAGAGTTCACAGGTTTTATTGAAAAGGAAATTTTAAAATGA
- a CDS encoding AAA family ATPase — MKFPYGICDFREITMKNYFYCDRTDKIPLIEKGKYLLFLRPRRFGKSLLLSMLANYYDLAKKHEFEAMFGNLKIGKNPTELQNSYFIFRWDFSCVDSSGSVDDIKKALHDHINSCIKAFCLYYRDQLPEKVSLDWSNAINSINELITITQMSDHKIYLLIDEYDNFANQVMMGIRREKHELYEALVHEEGPLRTLFKAVKASASESLFDRIFITGVSPVVMSDITSGYNIAENIYLRYQFNDICGFTDNEIEDALKSIAGECDLSKDKVAEALELMKTYYNGYKFSLDSDTFVYNPTLSTYFLKYFYEDCKYPRQMLDGNLATDEAKLEYISQAVSGRQLLLDLLRKDRKTIVSELTDRFGIKQMLTDKSKDHKFMAAFLYYFGVLTMKEETSEGKISLKIPNLVIRGLYAEQICEMLLPEPVERDEGKFAAEKLYQKGDMQPLCDFVEQHYFKVFSNRDYKWANELTVKTAFLTLLYNDILYIMDTETEIDRRYSDLSMIIRPDMRRFTILDILVEFKFVKLKDAKLSGEQAKKLTKNELQNLPLMQAQMEDAKIQVKDYGDVLDKRHGNLRLRKYAVVSLGFERIWWEEVL, encoded by the coding sequence ATGAAATTCCCATACGGCATATGTGATTTCAGGGAAATCACCATGAAAAATTATTTTTACTGCGACCGGACAGACAAAATCCCTTTGATTGAAAAAGGAAAATATTTATTGTTCCTGAGACCCCGGCGCTTTGGCAAAAGCCTTCTTCTTTCCATGCTGGCAAATTATTATGATCTTGCAAAAAAACATGAGTTTGAAGCCATGTTCGGGAATTTGAAGATCGGGAAAAATCCAACAGAACTGCAAAACAGCTATTTCATTTTTAGATGGGATTTTTCATGTGTTGATTCATCAGGCAGTGTGGATGATATAAAAAAAGCTCTGCACGATCATATTAACTCATGTATTAAAGCCTTTTGTTTATATTATAGGGATCAACTTCCTGAAAAAGTGAGCCTGGACTGGAGCAATGCAATAAATTCCATTAATGAATTAATTACAATTACTCAAATGTCAGATCATAAGATTTATCTCCTCATAGACGAATACGACAATTTTGCAAATCAGGTCATGATGGGCATCCGCAGGGAAAAACATGAGCTATATGAAGCACTGGTTCATGAAGAAGGGCCTTTAAGAACATTATTCAAAGCTGTAAAAGCATCAGCTTCGGAATCCCTGTTTGACAGGATATTTATTACTGGTGTTTCCCCTGTGGTTATGAGCGATATTACCAGCGGATACAATATTGCGGAAAATATCTATCTCAGGTATCAGTTTAATGACATATGCGGTTTTACAGATAATGAAATTGAAGATGCACTTAAATCAATTGCAGGTGAATGTGATCTTTCAAAGGATAAAGTTGCAGAAGCACTGGAACTTATGAAAACTTACTATAATGGATACAAATTTTCACTAGACAGTGATACATTTGTATATAATCCTACATTATCCACATATTTTCTTAAATATTTTTATGAAGACTGCAAATATCCTCGCCAGATGCTGGATGGCAATCTTGCAACTGATGAAGCAAAACTTGAATATATTTCACAGGCAGTTTCAGGCAGACAATTGCTTTTAGACCTGCTGCGTAAGGACAGAAAAACTATTGTATCTGAATTAACAGACCGTTTTGGTATAAAGCAGATGCTTACGGACAAAAGCAAAGATCATAAATTCATGGCCGCTTTTTTATATTACTTTGGTGTCCTGACCATGAAAGAAGAAACATCAGAAGGAAAAATTTCTCTGAAAATTCCAAATCTTGTGATCCGGGGACTTTATGCTGAACAGATATGTGAAATGCTGCTGCCTGAACCAGTGGAAAGGGATGAAGGTAAATTTGCTGCTGAGAAATTATATCAAAAAGGAGATATGCAGCCTTTATGCGATTTTGTAGAGCAGCATTATTTCAAAGTTTTCAGCAACAGGGATTATAAATGGGCAAATGAACTGACAGTTAAAACCGCATTTCTGACCCTGCTTTACAATGATATTTTATATATTATGGATACGGAAACAGAGATTGACCGGCGGTATTCTGACCTGAGCATGATAATCCGGCCTGATATGCGGAGATTTACAATTTTAGATATTCTTGTGGAATTTAAATTTGTAAAGCTGAAAGATGCAAAATTAAGCGGGGAACAGGCAAAAAAACTGACAAAAAACGAACTTCAAAACCTGCCTCTTATGCAGGCTCAAATGGAAGATGCAAAAATACAGGTCAAGGATTACGGGGATGTGCTGGATAAACGGCATGGGAATCTGCGGCTTAGGAAATATGCGGTTGTGTCCCTGGGGTTTGAGAGGATTTGGTGGGAGGAGGTTTTGTAA